The Mucilaginibacter rubeus genomic interval AAATACTGATCAAAGCGCCTAAAATTCCTGTAAATCCCCATACAAAAACCGTAAAATGAAGGATAATTAGGTTCTTATTTAAGGTAGAAGGGGTGTTTTGTGCCACTATTTAGGTGCTTTTAAAAGTAGGTAATAGCCTAAAATACCGAAAATGATGTTAGGAATGAAAACGGCGATCAATGGAGACATGCCCCCTTTTATCGAAAATACCAGGGCAAACTTCTCTAATATAATATAGGCGAAGCATAATAATATACCTATACCCAGTGGTAAACCAACGCCTCCGCGTACCTTTCTTGATGATATGGAAACGCCAATTAGCGTGAGCACAAACGCCGATAAAGGGTACACAAACCGGTGGTATTTTTCAAAATAAATGGCCTTTAAATATTCGGGCCGGCGCAGTTTTTCTTTGTCGATATTTTTGTTCAGGTCGCTTAATGACATCGCCTGGTATACGTTATCATATACAATGAAATCGCTCGGGTGCATGTCTAAAACGGTATCTTTTGGCGCGTCACTTTTGATAAATTGCTCCTTCATTCCGTTCACATATTTGACGCTGTATGACATAAGCGACCACTTTCTTTTTACAGAATCATACTGAATCCTATCGGCGATTAGCTTTTCCCTTAACGTATCGCCGTTGAATTTTTCCATGATGAAATTATATCCAAGGTGTGTTGTTTCATCATAGTTGGCAAGATAAACAAAGGTATGTTTGTCAATTTGCATGTGTACTTCCAGCTTGGTGGGGTCGTTATCCATCATGCCGTTGGCGTTTTCGAAATCGATTTTGAGGCGGTTTGTATACGGAATGAGGTAAACATTTGCAAAAAATGACACCACAAATATGATAGTAGAAGCAATTGCATATGGTCGTAAAAAGCGGTTGAAACTTGCTCTTCCGCTCAGGATCGGGACGATTTCTGTCTGATTTGCCATCTTGGCTGTAAAGAAAATTACAGCCAAAAAGTTGATCAGCGGCGACAACATGTTCAAATAAAACGGAACAAACCCGGCGTAATATCTGAATACAATATCGTGAAAGCTGGCGTGTTTATTCAGGAAGTTATCCAGCTTTTCCGATACATCAAATACCACAGATATCACCATAAAAATGCCCATGGTGAAGATGAAAGTACCCAGGTATTTTCCGATAATAAACCTATCGATGATCTTTAAATGTCTATGAAAAAAAGCTTTCATCTATCGGTATTTTTTTGATTTTTTGATGTTCATTTTTGAGTTAAAATCTCTGAAATTTTTAATTGCTTACAAGCGTTGTCCCAGGCGTTTTACCATCATATTTTTCCAGTCGTAAAACTCGCCTGCAATGATTTTTTTTCTCGCTTCTTTAACCAGCCACAAATAAAAATGCAAATTATGCAAGGTTGCAATCTGTGCGCCAAGCATCTCTCCGGAATGAATTAAATGACGGAGATACGCCTTGCTGTAATCCCTGTCGGAAAACAAATCGCTGTCATCTTCAATGGCCGAGAAGTCGTTTTTCCACTTCTCGTTTTTGATGTTGATGATGCCGTTTTTTGTAAAAAGCATCCCATTACGCGCGTTACGGGTTGGCATAACACAATCAAACATATCAATACCAAGGGCTATATTTTCGAGGATGTTTACAGGCGTGCCTACACCCATTAAATAACGCGGTTTTTGCTGTGGCAATATATTGCATACAATTTCGGTCATGGCATACATTTCTTCGGCTGGTTCACCTACAGAAAGGCCACCTATTGCATTGCCTTCACGCTCGTAAGAAGCAATAACTTCGGCTGAGCGTACGCGCAAATCTTTATATACCGAGCCTTGAACAATAGGGAAAAGTGTTTGGCTGTAACCGTACTTTGGCTCGGTGCTATCGAATCTGTCGCAGCAGCGTTTCAACCAACGGTGGGTCATTTCTATTGATCGTTTGGCATAGTTGTAATCGCATGGGTATGGAGTACATTCGTCAAACGCCATGATGATATCGGCGCCAATTATGCGCTGAATATCCATAACATTTTCGGGCGTAAAGAGGTGTTTTGATCCGTCGATATGCGAGCGAAAAGTAACGCCTTCCTCTTTAATTTTACGTACTTCGGTTAATGAATATACCTGGTAGCCGCCGCTATCGGTTAAGATAGGGCCGTCCCAGCCATTAAATTTATGCAGCCCTCCGGCACTTTCAAGGGTATTTAACCCGGGGCGCAAGTATAAATGGTAAGTGTTGCCAAGTATAATTTGCGCTGAAATATCCTGCTTAAGCTCATGTTGATGCACTGCTTTTACAGTACCTGCAGTACCTACAGGCATAAATATCGGGGTTTGTATAGTACCGTGGTCGGTAGTGATCTCGCCGGCGCGGGCCTTTGAAAGCGGATCTTGTGCTGTTAAGTTAAATTTCATTTTAGGGTTGCAAAATTAGCAAAAAAAAGCCTCCCGACCGTTCTTTCAAGGGCGTCATTACGATAAAAGCTATTTATAAAGGTGCTGAATATTAAAACCATGTTAATTAATGGCCTTTATTTTACGGGAATAAAATAAGAGCATATTAAACTTCAAATTAACGCTGATATTGGCAGTTAATTTCATTGATTTTTAACAAATTTGCCTCATTATTTTTTTTGTTTGGAAACGTACTTACACGACGCGCTTTTTATTCTTTTTCAGCTTTGTTTTATAGTTCAGCTGTATTATCTGGTAAGCAGGCATACCCGCCTTGCAGGCTTTAAACCCGCTGAGGGGCTGCCGCCGCAGGTTATGATCCCTGTTTCGGTTATTATAAGCGCCCGCAACGAAGCTCGCAACTTACAGGAAAACCTTCCGGCCATACTGGAGCAAAAGTACGCCGATTTTGAGGTTATTGTTATTAATGATTGCTCGTATGATGCATCCGACGAAGTACTTGAAGACCTGCAAAAGCAATACCCGCATCTTAAAGTGGTTACCATTACAGAGCATGACCGCTTTAAAACCGGGAAAAAATTTGCCCTTACATTGGGGATCAAGGCCTCAAAAAACGAGTACCTTATATTTACCGATGCCGATTGTAAGCCCGCTTCCGAAAATTGGATCAGCCGGATGGCAGCCAATTTTACCAGCGGTGTACAAATTGTGTTAGGTTATTCACCTTATATTAAGGCCGGCGGTTTTATTAACACTTTTACACGTTTTGAAACAATAAAAACAGCCACAAGTTATCTGTCAAGCGCTTTAACAGGTGATCCTTATATGGGTATTGGCCGTAACCTGGCGTATACAAAATCTCTATTTTTTAGTGCAAAAGGCTTTGCATCGCATATGCATGTAATATCGGGCGATGATGACCTTTTTGTTAATCAGCATGCCACTGCCGATAACACAGTTATTGAATTAAACCCCGAATCCTTCATGTTTACCGAGGCTAAAACCACTTTTAAATCGTGGTTTAAGCAAAAAAAACGCCACATGGGGGTAGGTAAACTGTATAAAAACCAGCACAGGCGCATGCTTAGTTTTGACGCAATAAGTGGATTTATATTTTATATTTTATTAATATTATTCCTTATTTTAGGGTATGAGCCGTTACTGGCATTAGGTTTGTGCGTTTTTCGATTGATATTACAAGCGGCCATTTATAATCGTATATTTAAAAAACTGGATGCTAAAGACCTCTTGTGGTATCTTCCCTTTTTTGACATATTATATTATATGTATTTAAATGTTTTTGGATTGATCGGTACCTTTTTAAAAACTACTCAATGGAAATAAACGCCAACTTTACCGAGAATGCGAAGAATGATTTTCACTTGGTAGTGAAAGCCAGGCAAGGAGATCAGAAAGCCTACGCCGATCTGATGCACCGTTATAAAGATTCGATTTACTTTATGGTGCTGAAGATGGTAAACAACAAAGAAGACGCGATGGATTTAACGGTTGAAACCTTTGCCAAAGCATTTGAAAAACTTGAAAAATATCAGCCTGATTATGCTTTTAGCACCTGGCTTTTTAGGGTGGCAACTAACAATTGCATTGATTTTATCCGCAAAAAAAAGCTGACCACCATGTCTATCCATGGCATGATGGATGATGACGGAGACGAAAAGCCATTACAAATTAAGGCAGATATTCTCAATCCGGAAGAAACTTCTATCAAAAAGCAACAAACCCAGGAGCTGAAATTGTTGATAGAAAGCTTGCCTACACGTTACAGAAACCTCATTACTTTACGCTACTTTGATGAGCTTTCGTACGAGGAAATAGCCCAGCAGCTCGACCTTCCGTTAGGGACTGTAAAGGCCCAATTATTTAGGGCGAGATACCTGCTTGGTAATATTATTAACCGTTTTAACAGGGATGACATCTGAAATAATTCTACAATATTTTCCTGATTTAAGTACAGAACAACGCGCGCAATTTGAAAAACTGCCAGCGTTATATGAACATTGGAACAGCCAGATCAACGTAATTTCGCGCAAAGATATTGATCTTTTGTACGAGCGTCACGTACTTCACTCGCTTGGAGTTGCCAAGGTTATGACCTTTTTACCCGGCGAAAATGTACTTGACGTAGGCACCGGCGGGGGCTTTCCGGGTATTCCTTTGGCTATTTTATTTCCCGAAACGCGCTTCCATTTGGTTGATTCTATCGGGAAAAAAATCAAGGTTGTTACCGAAGTTGCAGCGGCTTTAGGCCTTAAAAATGTAAAGGCATCACATGCAAGAGC includes:
- a CDS encoding LptF/LptG family permease; protein product: MKAFFHRHLKIIDRFIIGKYLGTFIFTMGIFMVISVVFDVSEKLDNFLNKHASFHDIVFRYYAGFVPFYLNMLSPLINFLAVIFFTAKMANQTEIVPILSGRASFNRFLRPYAIASTIIFVVSFFANVYLIPYTNRLKIDFENANGMMDNDPTKLEVHMQIDKHTFVYLANYDETTHLGYNFIMEKFNGDTLREKLIADRIQYDSVKRKWSLMSYSVKYVNGMKEQFIKSDAPKDTVLDMHPSDFIVYDNVYQAMSLSDLNKNIDKEKLRRPEYLKAIYFEKYHRFVYPLSAFVLTLIGVSISSRKVRGGVGLPLGIGILLCFAYIILEKFALVFSIKGGMSPLIAVFIPNIIFGILGYYLLLKAPK
- the tgt gene encoding tRNA guanosine(34) transglycosylase Tgt, translating into MKFNLTAQDPLSKARAGEITTDHGTIQTPIFMPVGTAGTVKAVHQHELKQDISAQIILGNTYHLYLRPGLNTLESAGGLHKFNGWDGPILTDSGGYQVYSLTEVRKIKEEGVTFRSHIDGSKHLFTPENVMDIQRIIGADIIMAFDECTPYPCDYNYAKRSIEMTHRWLKRCCDRFDSTEPKYGYSQTLFPIVQGSVYKDLRVRSAEVIASYEREGNAIGGLSVGEPAEEMYAMTEIVCNILPQQKPRYLMGVGTPVNILENIALGIDMFDCVMPTRNARNGMLFTKNGIINIKNEKWKNDFSAIEDDSDLFSDRDYSKAYLRHLIHSGEMLGAQIATLHNLHFYLWLVKEARKKIIAGEFYDWKNMMVKRLGQRL
- a CDS encoding glycosyltransferase, which codes for METYLHDALFILFQLCFIVQLYYLVSRHTRLAGFKPAEGLPPQVMIPVSVIISARNEARNLQENLPAILEQKYADFEVIVINDCSYDASDEVLEDLQKQYPHLKVVTITEHDRFKTGKKFALTLGIKASKNEYLIFTDADCKPASENWISRMAANFTSGVQIVLGYSPYIKAGGFINTFTRFETIKTATSYLSSALTGDPYMGIGRNLAYTKSLFFSAKGFASHMHVISGDDDLFVNQHATADNTVIELNPESFMFTEAKTTFKSWFKQKKRHMGVGKLYKNQHRRMLSFDAISGFIFYILLILFLILGYEPLLALGLCVFRLILQAAIYNRIFKKLDAKDLLWYLPFFDILYYMYLNVFGLIGTFLKTTQWK
- a CDS encoding RNA polymerase sigma factor, with protein sequence MEINANFTENAKNDFHLVVKARQGDQKAYADLMHRYKDSIYFMVLKMVNNKEDAMDLTVETFAKAFEKLEKYQPDYAFSTWLFRVATNNCIDFIRKKKLTTMSIHGMMDDDGDEKPLQIKADILNPEETSIKKQQTQELKLLIESLPTRYRNLITLRYFDELSYEEIAQQLDLPLGTVKAQLFRARYLLGNIINRFNRDDI
- the rsmG gene encoding 16S rRNA (guanine(527)-N(7))-methyltransferase RsmG is translated as MTSEIILQYFPDLSTEQRAQFEKLPALYEHWNSQINVISRKDIDLLYERHVLHSLGVAKVMTFLPGENVLDVGTGGGFPGIPLAILFPETRFHLVDSIGKKIKVVTEVAAALGLKNVKASHARAEQIDDKFDFVVSRAVTQLKDFYPWVKGKFNKESNNKLPNGILYLKGGDLDQEIKESGLKVVQYHLKDYFKEEFFETKQVIYVKG